Proteins from a single region of Sphingopyxis sp. BSN-002:
- a CDS encoding NADPH-dependent FMN reductase yields the protein MARDILVFYGSYRRDRQGIKLARWIVEALQARGDNAELIDAKVVDLPILDRRFSDYRDGEAPAAMAELAARIAAADGFVFVAGEYNGGLQPGLKNLTDHFLEQYYWRPAAIASYSAGPFAGIKSATAWRSTLAVLGMVVTSTPLSLARIGGAFDADGKLTGDDGGRLEKAFPRFADDLGWWIDAAQAQREKQAPPY from the coding sequence ATGGCCCGCGATATCCTGGTCTTTTACGGCAGCTATCGCCGCGACCGTCAGGGCATCAAACTCGCACGCTGGATCGTCGAAGCGCTACAGGCGCGCGGCGACAATGCCGAACTGATCGATGCCAAAGTCGTCGACCTGCCGATCCTCGATCGCCGGTTCAGCGATTACAGGGACGGCGAAGCGCCGGCCGCGATGGCCGAGCTTGCCGCGCGGATCGCGGCCGCCGACGGCTTCGTCTTTGTCGCGGGCGAATATAACGGCGGGCTGCAGCCGGGACTCAAGAATCTGACCGACCATTTCCTCGAACAATATTACTGGCGACCGGCGGCGATCGCGTCCTACTCGGCCGGTCCCTTTGCGGGGATCAAATCCGCGACGGCGTGGCGCAGCACGCTCGCGGTGCTGGGAATGGTGGTCACCTCGACGCCGTTGTCGCTTGCACGGATCGGCGGCGCGTTCGACGCCGACGGCAAGCTGACGGGAGACGACGGCGGGCGGCTTGAAAAGGCGTTCCCGCGCTTCGCCGACGATCTTGGCTGGTGGATCGACGCCGCGCAGGCGCAGCGCGAAAAACAGGCCCCGCCCTATTAA
- a CDS encoding MFS transporter — protein MTDKPALAAGIGSPPSDSVAAHTRTMLWILLVVYIFNFLDRQIVNILAEPIKRDLHLTDTELGLLAGPAFAVFYALLGIPIARYADKAGSNRVRLISLSLAIWSAMTAMCGLAQNFVQLLFARIGVGIGEAGCTPAAHSLIADSVAPEKRSSAIAFYGLGVPIGSLLGLIIGGVVNDLYGWRVALMLVGAPGLLLALVVLFFMREPRHLRSVEVTTAEAPARLSTGEAMREIFASRAFVYILIASSVVAFLGYGKALWTISFFIRSHGLSTTEAGLSMAVVLGLAGVFGTWLGGKMADKFGPRDKRHILTFPAYGMAVAAPILFLGYYMEDWRVAVALLIIPTILNSAYYGPAYACVQGLVRPQARAVAASIMLFGQNLIGLGFGPFLFGVLSDQLAPTYGQESVRYVLYGAAWLGLIPAFFFWRASLRLGRELKSG, from the coding sequence ATGACGGATAAACCTGCCCTTGCCGCCGGCATCGGCTCGCCGCCCTCCGACAGCGTTGCCGCGCACACGCGGACGATGCTGTGGATCCTGCTCGTCGTCTATATCTTCAACTTTCTCGACCGGCAGATCGTCAACATCCTCGCCGAGCCGATCAAACGCGATCTGCATTTGACCGATACCGAACTCGGCCTGCTTGCCGGACCCGCCTTCGCGGTCTTTTACGCGCTGCTCGGCATTCCGATCGCGCGCTATGCCGACAAGGCGGGATCGAACCGCGTCCGGCTGATCTCGCTGTCGCTCGCGATCTGGTCCGCGATGACTGCGATGTGCGGGCTTGCGCAGAATTTCGTGCAGCTGCTGTTCGCGCGCATCGGCGTCGGGATCGGCGAGGCCGGCTGCACGCCCGCCGCGCATTCGCTCATTGCGGACAGCGTCGCGCCCGAAAAGCGCTCGTCGGCGATCGCCTTCTACGGGCTTGGCGTGCCGATCGGGTCGCTGCTCGGGCTGATCATCGGCGGGGTCGTCAACGATCTCTATGGCTGGCGCGTTGCACTGATGCTCGTCGGCGCGCCGGGATTGCTGCTCGCACTCGTCGTCCTCTTTTTCATGCGCGAACCGCGCCATCTGCGATCCGTCGAGGTCACCACTGCAGAGGCTCCCGCTCGGCTGTCGACCGGCGAAGCGATGCGCGAAATCTTCGCCTCGCGCGCTTTCGTCTATATCCTGATCGCGTCGTCGGTCGTTGCTTTCCTCGGCTATGGCAAGGCGCTGTGGACGATCAGCTTCTTCATTCGGAGCCACGGGCTTTCGACGACCGAGGCGGGGCTGTCGATGGCGGTCGTGCTGGGCCTCGCTGGCGTGTTCGGCACGTGGCTCGGCGGCAAGATGGCCGACAAGTTCGGGCCGCGCGACAAGCGCCACATCCTGACCTTCCCCGCCTATGGCATGGCGGTCGCGGCGCCGATCCTGTTCCTCGGCTATTATATGGAGGACTGGCGCGTCGCGGTCGCGCTGCTGATCATTCCCACGATCCTCAACTCCGCCTATTACGGTCCAGCTTATGCTTGTGTTCAGGGGCTGGTCCGCCCGCAAGCGCGCGCGGTCGCGGCGTCGATCATGCTGTTCGGGCAGAATCTGATCGGGCTGGGGTTCGGGCCATTCCTGTTCGGCGTGCTGTCGGACCAGCTCGCGCCGACCTATGGGCAGGAGAGCGTGCGCTACGTCCTCTATGGCGCGGCATGGCTCGGGTTGATCCCCGCTTTCTTCTTCTGGCGCGCGAGCCTGCGTCTCGGCCGCGAACTCAAATCGGGTTAA
- a CDS encoding ferric reductase-like transmembrane domain-containing protein — MTTRRTGWAEDERLLFVLIAALLAMSAIIVAVAGTGIDGTRMLIRATARSSLLIFLAAFAASSLARLWPAPTTRWMIRNRRWLGLGFAFSHLVHLIAILWLFGVYGGETPPPPMRTIIGGGIAYVFIALLAATSWNGAVRALGARNWQRLHKAGVWYIWLIFMVSYGGRAAINPLYLPPAMLLVGAAALRLVASRRRAAA; from the coding sequence ATGACGACCAGAAGAACCGGCTGGGCCGAAGACGAGCGGTTGCTGTTCGTGCTGATCGCCGCGCTGCTCGCGATGAGCGCAATCATTGTCGCTGTAGCGGGCACGGGTATCGACGGCACGCGAATGCTGATCCGCGCGACCGCGCGCAGTTCGCTCCTGATCTTCCTCGCTGCATTCGCCGCCAGTTCGCTGGCGCGCCTGTGGCCCGCCCCGACGACGCGATGGATGATCCGCAACCGCCGCTGGCTGGGGCTGGGCTTTGCCTTCTCGCATCTTGTCCACCTGATCGCGATCCTGTGGCTGTTTGGTGTTTATGGCGGAGAGACGCCGCCCCCGCCGATGCGCACGATCATCGGGGGCGGCATCGCCTATGTCTTCATCGCGCTGCTTGCCGCGACGTCGTGGAACGGCGCGGTTCGCGCGCTCGGAGCGCGCAACTGGCAGCGGCTGCACAAGGCCGGCGTCTGGTATATCTGGCTGATCTTCATGGTCAGCTATGGCGGCCGCGCGGCCATAAATCCGCTTTACCTGCCGCCCGCGATGCTGCTTGTCGGTGCGGCGGCGTTGCGCCTCGTCGCCTCGCGCCGCCGTGCCGCCGCCTAG
- a CDS encoding ATP phosphoribosyltransferase regulatory subunit, translating into MTKAPALLPEGLRDRLPAQAEAASRVTRALVDAMRSHGYGRVSPPLAEFRETLGTDDDRSARDLLRFTDPVSQRTLALRPDITRQVGRIATSLLAKAPRPLRLCYAGQIVKLRASQLRPAREMLQVGAELIGSDSVAAAREIVTVAIEALDAAGIGDVTIDFTLPDAVGLLANGPLPVAADIESLRDELDAKDAGALVRIGAGAYLPLLRATGPFDRAIADLRAFDKAGVLTSRIDALEEIAAPIRGRVNLTLDPTERHGFAYQSWFGFQIFVPGQGDAIGRGGGYAIPVGDSQEEPAVGFSLYPDPLIDDGLGAEDEAERRIFLPLGHDPALASSLRADGWQTVAALTEDEDAKRLGCGFILGPDGPFEA; encoded by the coding sequence ATGACCAAGGCCCCTGCCCTGCTGCCCGAAGGCCTCCGCGACCGCCTGCCCGCGCAGGCCGAGGCCGCCTCGCGCGTCACCCGCGCGCTCGTCGATGCGATGCGCTCGCACGGCTATGGCCGCGTCTCGCCCCCGCTCGCCGAGTTTCGCGAGACGCTCGGCACCGATGACGATCGCAGCGCCCGCGACCTCTTGCGCTTCACCGATCCGGTGTCGCAGCGGACCCTCGCGCTGCGTCCCGACATCACGCGGCAGGTTGGCCGCATCGCCACCTCACTGCTCGCCAAGGCGCCGCGCCCGCTGCGGCTCTGCTATGCCGGCCAGATCGTCAAGCTCCGCGCCAGCCAGCTTCGCCCCGCGCGCGAAATGCTGCAGGTCGGCGCCGAGCTGATCGGCAGCGACAGCGTCGCCGCCGCGCGCGAGATCGTCACCGTCGCGATCGAGGCGCTCGATGCGGCCGGGATCGGCGACGTCACGATTGATTTCACCTTGCCCGATGCGGTCGGTCTGCTTGCAAACGGACCGCTGCCGGTCGCCGCCGATATTGAAAGCCTGCGCGACGAACTCGATGCGAAGGACGCCGGCGCACTCGTCCGCATCGGCGCCGGGGCCTATCTGCCCTTGCTCCGCGCGACCGGCCCGTTCGACCGCGCCATCGCCGACCTGCGCGCTTTCGACAAAGCTGGCGTGCTCACCAGCCGCATCGACGCACTGGAAGAAATCGCGGCGCCGATCCGCGGCCGCGTCAATCTGACCCTCGATCCCACCGAGCGCCACGGCTTCGCCTACCAGAGCTGGTTCGGCTTCCAGATCTTCGTCCCCGGTCAGGGCGACGCGATCGGCCGCGGCGGCGGCTATGCGATCCCGGTCGGCGACAGTCAGGAAGAGCCCGCCGTCGGTTTCTCGCTCTACCCCGACCCGCTGATCGACGATGGCCTCGGCGCCGAGGACGAGGCCGAACGCCGCATCTTCCTGCCGCTCGGCCATGATCCCGCGCTCGCATCGAGCCTGCGCGCCGACGGATGGCAGACGGTCGCGGCGCTGACCGAAGACGAGGACGCAAAGCGCCTCGGCTGCGGATTCATCCTCGGCCCCGACGGACCCTTCGAAGCCTAA
- a CDS encoding phosphoserine transaminase translates to MSEVTTPQVRPTRPYFSSGPCAKPPVWSPEKLATESLGRSHRAKIGKTRLAHCIDLMREMLQLPDTHRIGIVPGSDTGAFEMAMWTMLGARPVTTLAWESFGEGWVTDAAKQLKLDPTVIRADYGQLPDLGQVDWSNDVLFTWNGTTSGVRVPNGDWIAADREGLSFADATSAVFAYDLPWDKIDVATFSWQKVLGGEGGHGVLILGPRAVERLENYTPAWPLPKVFRLVSKGALAEGVFKGETINTPSMLAVEDAIFALEWAKLLGGLDGLKARSDANAAALDKIVEEREWLSHLAADPASRSKTSVCLSVAGADEAFIKKFAGLLEAEGAAYDIAGYRDAPPGLRIWCGATVDTADIEALGPWLDWAYASLNA, encoded by the coding sequence ATGAGTGAAGTGACGACGCCACAGGTGCGACCGACGCGCCCCTATTTTTCTTCCGGTCCCTGCGCCAAGCCGCCGGTCTGGTCCCCCGAAAAACTAGCTACCGAATCGCTCGGCCGCTCGCACCGCGCGAAGATCGGCAAGACGCGCCTCGCTCATTGCATCGACCTGATGCGCGAGATGCTGCAGCTTCCCGACACGCACCGCATCGGCATCGTGCCTGGATCGGACACCGGCGCCTTCGAAATGGCGATGTGGACGATGCTCGGCGCCCGCCCCGTCACGACGCTCGCTTGGGAGAGCTTCGGCGAGGGCTGGGTCACCGATGCCGCGAAGCAGCTCAAGCTCGACCCCACCGTCATCCGCGCCGATTACGGCCAGCTTCCCGACCTCGGCCAAGTCGACTGGTCGAATGATGTCCTTTTCACCTGGAACGGCACCACCTCGGGCGTTCGCGTCCCGAACGGCGACTGGATCGCCGCCGACCGCGAAGGCCTGAGCTTCGCCGACGCGACCTCGGCCGTGTTCGCCTACGACCTGCCGTGGGACAAGATCGACGTCGCGACCTTCAGCTGGCAGAAAGTGCTCGGCGGCGAAGGCGGCCATGGCGTGCTGATCCTCGGCCCGCGCGCGGTCGAACGGCTCGAAAATTACACCCCCGCCTGGCCGCTGCCGAAGGTCTTCCGCCTCGTTTCGAAGGGCGCGCTCGCCGAAGGCGTGTTCAAGGGCGAGACGATCAACACCCCGTCGATGCTCGCGGTCGAGGACGCGATCTTCGCGCTCGAATGGGCGAAGTTGCTGGGCGGTCTCGACGGCCTCAAGGCCCGCAGCGATGCCAACGCCGCCGCACTCGACAAGATCGTCGAAGAACGCGAGTGGCTGAGCCACCTCGCCGCCGACCCGGCCAGCCGCTCGAAGACCTCGGTCTGCCTGTCGGTCGCGGGCGCCGACGAAGCCTTCATCAAGAAGTTCGCCGGCCTGCTCGAAGCCGAAGGCGCGGCGTATGACATCGCGGGCTACCGCGATGCGCCTCCGGGCCTGCGTATCTGGTGCGGCGCGACCGTCGACACCGCCGATATCGAAGCGCTCGGCCCGTGGCTCGACTGGGCCTACGCCTCGCTCAACGCCTGA
- a CDS encoding adenylosuccinate synthase: protein MANVTVIGSQWGDEGKGKIVDWLASRADAVVRFQGGHNAGHTLVVGEQVYKLSLLPSGIVTGTLSIIGNGVVLDPWALRDEMAKLRGQGVEINADNFAIADNCALILPFHRDLDALRETAAGAGKIGTTGRGIGPAYEDKVGRRAIRVCDLAHLDKLDPQLDRLTAHHDALRAGFGEPPIDRERLIADLSEIADFVLEYAQPVWKRLKKVRKAGARILFEGAQGVLLDVDHGTYPFVTSSNTVSGTAASGSGLGPSAVGFVLGIAKAYTTRVGSGPFPTELEDEIGQRLGERGHEFGTVTGRKRRCGWFDAVLVRQSCAVSGVTGIALTKLDVLDGFDTIRICTGYRLRGKILDYFPSHAADQAEVEPIYEEMDGWHESTAGARSYADLPAQAIKYIQRVQELIETPIALVSTSPEREDTILIRDPFSD, encoded by the coding sequence ATGGCAAATGTCACCGTCATCGGGTCGCAGTGGGGCGACGAGGGCAAGGGCAAGATCGTCGACTGGCTCGCAAGCCGTGCCGACGCAGTCGTCCGCTTTCAGGGCGGCCACAACGCCGGCCACACGCTCGTCGTCGGCGAACAGGTGTACAAGCTGTCGCTGCTCCCCTCGGGCATCGTAACCGGCACGCTGTCGATCATCGGCAACGGCGTCGTCCTCGATCCCTGGGCTCTGCGCGACGAGATGGCAAAGCTGCGCGGCCAGGGCGTCGAGATCAACGCCGACAATTTCGCAATCGCCGACAATTGCGCGCTGATCCTGCCCTTCCACCGCGATCTCGACGCGCTGCGCGAAACGGCTGCAGGCGCGGGCAAGATCGGTACCACCGGCCGCGGCATCGGCCCCGCCTATGAAGACAAGGTCGGCCGCCGCGCGATCCGCGTCTGCGACCTCGCGCACCTCGACAAGCTCGATCCGCAGCTCGACCGCCTGACCGCACACCACGACGCGCTGCGCGCCGGTTTCGGCGAGCCGCCGATCGACCGCGAGCGGCTGATCGCCGACCTGTCCGAAATCGCCGACTTCGTGCTCGAATATGCCCAGCCCGTCTGGAAGCGCCTCAAGAAGGTCCGCAAGGCCGGCGCGCGCATCCTGTTCGAGGGCGCGCAGGGCGTGCTCCTCGACGTCGATCACGGCACCTATCCCTTCGTCACCAGCTCGAACACCGTCAGCGGCACCGCCGCCTCTGGCTCGGGCCTCGGCCCGAGCGCGGTCGGCTTCGTCCTCGGCATCGCCAAGGCCTATACGACGCGCGTCGGCAGCGGCCCCTTCCCGACCGAGCTCGAGGACGAGATCGGCCAGCGGCTCGGCGAGCGCGGGCATGAATTCGGCACCGTCACCGGGCGCAAGCGCCGCTGCGGCTGGTTCGACGCGGTGCTCGTGCGCCAGAGCTGCGCCGTGTCGGGGGTCACCGGCATCGCGCTCACCAAGCTCGACGTGCTCGACGGGTTCGACACGATCCGCATCTGCACCGGCTATCGCCTGCGCGGCAAGATCCTCGACTATTTCCCCTCCCACGCCGCCGATCAGGCCGAGGTCGAACCGATTTACGAGGAAATGGACGGCTGGCACGAATCGACCGCGGGCGCGCGCAGCTATGCCGACCTGCCGGCGCAGGCGATCAAATATATCCAGCGCGTGCAGGAATTGATCGAGACCCCGATCGCACTCGTGTCGACCAGTCCCGAGCGCGAAGACACGATCCTGATCCGCGACCCGTTCAGCGACTAG
- a CDS encoding DOPA 4,5-dioxygenase family protein codes for MTSPDAPYHAHIYYDPAERPAAVALRDAFGADPAILFVGALTDRAAGPHPIAQYEVHFLAGHRPAVVAAIEATGLRALVHPLTDDDLADHTSLAHWIGEPVELDVTVLDPPGVNQGIPRFGISDF; via the coding sequence ATGACCAGCCCCGACGCGCCCTATCATGCGCATATCTATTATGATCCCGCCGAGCGGCCCGCCGCCGTCGCGCTCCGCGATGCGTTCGGCGCCGATCCCGCGATCCTGTTCGTCGGGGCGTTGACCGACCGCGCGGCGGGGCCGCATCCGATTGCGCAATATGAGGTGCACTTTCTGGCCGGCCATCGGCCTGCGGTCGTCGCGGCGATCGAGGCAACGGGGCTGCGTGCGCTCGTTCATCCGCTCACCGACGACGATCTCGCCGATCATACCAGCCTTGCGCACTGGATCGGCGAACCGGTCGAGCTCGACGTGACCGTGCTCGATCCGCCGGGCGTCAACCAGGGGATTCCGCGTTTCGGGATTTCGGATTTTTAG
- a CDS encoding L,D-transpeptidase family protein: MRFVPTLFLLLLSACGSAQSQPLPAGTKIGRLLVDKSDRVLIGYSGSREVLRYTHIRLGDAPVGHKRFEGDEKTPEGSYTISGRNPKSAYHLSLRISYPNAVDRAYAKARGRSPGGDIFIHGQPNAWIGPTIARDWTDGCIALSNTEIKQLWDAVPDGTPITIRP, translated from the coding sequence ATGCGCTTCGTTCCCACCCTGTTCCTTCTCCTGTTGTCGGCTTGCGGGTCGGCGCAATCGCAGCCGCTGCCCGCCGGGACGAAGATCGGTCGCCTGCTCGTCGACAAGAGCGACCGCGTCCTCATCGGCTATTCGGGAAGCCGCGAGGTCCTCCGCTATACCCATATCCGCCTCGGCGACGCGCCGGTCGGGCACAAGCGTTTCGAGGGCGACGAAAAGACCCCCGAGGGCAGCTACACGATCAGCGGCCGCAATCCGAAGAGCGCCTATCACCTGTCGCTGCGCATTTCCTATCCCAACGCGGTCGACCGCGCCTATGCAAAGGCACGCGGGCGGTCGCCCGGCGGCGACATCTTCATCCACGGTCAGCCGAACGCGTGGATCGGCCCGACGATCGCGCGCGACTGGACCGACGGCTGCATCGCGCTGTCGAACACCGAGATCAAACAACTGTGGGATGCCGTTCCCGACGGCACCCCCATCACCATTCGTCCCTGA
- a CDS encoding alpha/beta hydrolase yields MMKRDWLGYAAVAAFAAASVTVSAPFADARERMRDRLRERMAERMGADEGPKAPGSETISYGSNPLQTLDVWRAKDAEGPAPLVVFVHGGGWKRGSKDNATGQFKPEHYPGEGYAFASINYRLVPDATVEQQAADVASAVKALVDRAAALGIDRRRIVLMGHSAGAHLVAVVGADETYLRAAGLSFADIAGVIPIDGAAYDVPAQMKDGPQIMQATYKQAFGTDPARQKALSPTLQAGAPNVPQFLLLHVQRPDGVRQAEALEKALVAGGSKVERGSFPGEGLQGHAEINRRLGDPAYAPTATVDAWLKRVFAR; encoded by the coding sequence ATGATGAAACGAGACTGGTTGGGATATGCCGCAGTGGCGGCCTTTGCGGCGGCGAGCGTGACGGTGTCTGCGCCCTTTGCCGACGCGCGCGAGCGGATGCGCGACCGGTTGCGCGAACGCATGGCCGAACGCATGGGCGCTGACGAGGGGCCGAAGGCGCCCGGCAGCGAGACGATTTCCTATGGCAGCAACCCGCTGCAAACCCTTGATGTGTGGCGCGCGAAGGATGCGGAGGGGCCGGCGCCGCTGGTCGTCTTCGTCCACGGAGGCGGCTGGAAGCGCGGCAGCAAGGACAATGCGACCGGCCAGTTCAAACCCGAGCATTATCCGGGCGAGGGCTATGCCTTCGCATCGATCAACTACCGCCTCGTTCCCGACGCAACGGTCGAGCAGCAGGCGGCCGACGTCGCGAGCGCGGTCAAGGCGCTGGTCGACCGCGCGGCCGCGCTGGGCATCGACCGGCGGCGGATCGTGCTGATGGGACACAGCGCGGGGGCGCATCTGGTCGCCGTGGTCGGGGCCGACGAGACATATCTGCGCGCCGCGGGGCTGAGTTTCGCCGATATCGCCGGCGTGATCCCGATCGACGGCGCGGCCTATGACGTGCCGGCGCAGATGAAGGACGGGCCGCAGATCATGCAGGCGACATACAAGCAGGCATTCGGTACCGATCCGGCGCGCCAGAAGGCGCTGTCGCCGACATTACAGGCGGGAGCGCCCAATGTGCCGCAATTCCTCCTGCTCCACGTACAGCGCCCCGACGGGGTGCGGCAGGCCGAGGCGCTGGAGAAGGCGCTGGTGGCGGGCGGGAGCAAGGTCGAACGCGGGAGCTTCCCGGGCGAGGGCTTGCAGGGCCATGCCGAGATCAACCGCCGGTTGGGAGATCCGGCCTATGCGCCCACCGCGACGGTCGACGCGTGGTTGAAGCGGGTGTTCGCACGCTGA
- the serA gene encoding phosphoglycerate dehydrogenase, translating into MTAPKVLISDKMDPKAAAIFKERGIDVDVITGKTKDELIAMIGDYDGLAIRSATKVTADVLAAATNLKVVGRAGIGVDNVDIPSASKQGVIVMNTPFGNSITTAEHAIAMMFALARQIPEANTLTQAGKWPKNDFMGVELTSKTLGLIGCGNIGSIVAERALGLRMKVVAFDPFLTPERAIELGVEKADLDTLLAKADFITLHTPLTDQTRNILSAENIAKAKKGVRIINCARGGLIDEAALKDALDSGHVAGAALDVFQTEPPAADHPLFGTPNFICTPHLGASTDEAQVNVAIQVAEQISDYLLTGGITNALNVPSLSAEEAPKLRPYMSLAEKLGSLVGQLAHDNLTTISIEVEGAAAELNLKPITAAVLTGLMRRYSDSVNMVNAPHLARERGLDVREVRHDRDGDYHTLVRVTVATEAGDRSVAGTLFSNGDPRLVEMFGIKVEADLDGHMLYIVNEDAPGFIGRIGTALGEAGLNIGTFHLGRRAAGGEAVLLLSLDSPMPEPLLWQLCQLPGVKTVKGLKF; encoded by the coding sequence ATGACCGCACCCAAAGTTCTGATTTCCGACAAAATGGACCCCAAGGCCGCCGCGATCTTCAAGGAACGTGGCATCGACGTCGATGTCATCACCGGCAAGACCAAGGATGAGCTGATCGCGATGATCGGCGACTATGACGGCCTCGCGATCCGCTCGGCCACGAAAGTCACCGCGGACGTCCTCGCCGCCGCGACGAACCTGAAGGTCGTCGGCCGCGCCGGGATCGGTGTCGACAATGTCGACATTCCCTCGGCGTCGAAGCAGGGCGTCATCGTGATGAACACGCCCTTCGGCAACAGCATCACCACCGCCGAGCATGCGATCGCGATGATGTTCGCGCTCGCGCGCCAGATCCCCGAAGCGAACACGCTGACGCAGGCGGGCAAATGGCCGAAGAATGACTTCATGGGCGTCGAGCTCACGTCGAAGACGCTCGGCCTGATCGGCTGCGGCAACATCGGCAGCATCGTCGCCGAGCGCGCCCTCGGCCTGCGGATGAAGGTCGTTGCCTTCGACCCCTTCCTGACCCCCGAGCGCGCGATCGAACTCGGCGTCGAAAAGGCCGATCTCGACACTTTGCTCGCCAAGGCCGATTTCATCACGCTGCACACGCCGCTGACTGACCAGACGCGCAATATCCTGTCGGCCGAGAATATCGCCAAGGCGAAGAAGGGCGTCCGCATCATCAACTGCGCGCGCGGCGGCCTGATCGACGAAGCGGCGCTCAAGGACGCGCTCGACAGCGGCCACGTCGCGGGCGCCGCGCTCGACGTGTTCCAGACCGAACCGCCGGCGGCCGACCACCCGCTGTTCGGCACCCCGAACTTCATCTGCACGCCGCACCTCGGTGCGTCGACCGATGAAGCGCAGGTCAATGTCGCCATCCAGGTCGCCGAGCAGATCAGCGATTATCTCCTCACCGGCGGCATCACCAACGCGCTCAACGTGCCGAGCCTGTCGGCCGAGGAAGCGCCGAAGCTGCGCCCCTATATGAGCCTCGCAGAAAAGCTCGGCAGCCTCGTCGGCCAGCTCGCGCACGACAACCTCACCACCATCTCGATCGAGGTCGAAGGCGCCGCCGCCGAGCTCAACCTCAAGCCGATCACTGCCGCGGTGCTCACCGGCCTGATGCGCCGCTACTCGGACAGCGTGAACATGGTCAACGCCCCGCACCTCGCGCGCGAACGCGGGCTCGACGTCCGCGAAGTTCGCCACGACCGCGACGGCGATTACCACACGCTCGTCCGCGTCACCGTCGCGACCGAGGCAGGCGACCGCTCGGTCGCGGGCACGCTGTTCAGCAACGGCGACCCGCGCCTCGTCGAAATGTTCGGCATCAAGGTCGAGGCCGATCTCGACGGCCATATGCTCTATATCGTCAACGAGGATGCTCCGGGCTTCATCGGCCGCATCGGCACCGCGCTCGGCGAAGCCGGGCTCAACATCGGAACCTTCCACCTCGGCCGCCGCGCCGCAGGCGGCGAAGCCGTGCTGCTTTTGAGCCTCGACTCGCCGATGCCCGAACCTTTGCTGTGGCAACTTTGCCAGCTTCCGGGCGTGAAGACGGTGAAGGGTTTGAAGTTCTGA
- a CDS encoding haloalkane dehalogenase, which translates to MRIYRTPDARFEGLPDWPYKPNYLEIADGLRVHYVDEGPVDAQPVLMLHGEPTWAYLYRHMIGPAVSSGFRVVAPDLIGFGRSDKPLDRSDYSYAAQVAWMRQWIEALDLKNMILACQDWGSLIGLRLVAEMPGRFAGVALSNGGLPEGQAAPRAFAIWRAFSRYSPVFPIGKIVKAGAKRELSAEEIAAYDAPFPTRASKVAARVYPSFVPLGDNVAVPDQKRAWAALEKFNEPFLCCFSDGDPITRGGDALFTARVPGASRVAHRTLKGGHFIQEDDPEGFVAAIRAVAAARP; encoded by the coding sequence ATGCGGATCTATCGCACGCCGGACGCGCGCTTCGAGGGGCTGCCCGACTGGCCGTACAAGCCGAACTATCTGGAGATCGCGGACGGGCTGCGGGTTCATTATGTCGATGAGGGGCCGGTCGATGCGCAGCCGGTGCTGATGCTGCATGGCGAGCCGACGTGGGCCTATCTCTACCGTCACATGATCGGCCCGGCCGTAAGTTCGGGCTTTCGCGTGGTCGCGCCCGACCTGATCGGCTTCGGCCGCTCGGACAAGCCGCTCGATCGCTCCGACTATAGCTACGCTGCGCAAGTCGCATGGATGCGGCAATGGATCGAAGCGCTCGATCTGAAAAACATGATCCTCGCGTGCCAGGACTGGGGTTCGCTGATCGGCCTACGTCTCGTCGCCGAAATGCCCGGGCGCTTCGCGGGCGTAGCGCTGTCGAACGGTGGGCTTCCCGAAGGCCAGGCGGCGCCGCGCGCCTTCGCGATCTGGCGCGCCTTCTCGCGCTACAGTCCGGTGTTTCCGATCGGCAAGATTGTCAAGGCGGGAGCGAAGCGCGAACTCAGCGCCGAAGAAATCGCGGCCTATGACGCGCCCTTTCCGACGCGGGCGTCGAAGGTTGCCGCGCGTGTCTATCCGTCGTTCGTGCCGCTCGGCGACAATGTTGCGGTGCCCGACCAGAAGCGCGCGTGGGCGGCGCTGGAGAAATTCAACGAGCCGTTCCTCTGCTGCTTCTCCGACGGCGATCCGATCACCCGCGGCGGCGATGCGCTGTTTACGGCACGCGTTCCCGGAGCCTCGCGTGTCGCCCATCGCACACTGAAGGGCGGCCATTTCATCCAGGAGGACGATCCCGAAGGCTTCGTTGCGGCGATCCGCGCGGTCGCAGCCGCAAGACCCTAG